One part of the Rutidosis leptorrhynchoides isolate AG116_Rl617_1_P2 chromosome 1, CSIRO_AGI_Rlap_v1, whole genome shotgun sequence genome encodes these proteins:
- the LOC139894399 gene encoding uncharacterized mitochondrial protein AtMg00810-like, whose translation MATSMATNVKLTLEGEGDSFDSSKYRGMIGSLLYLTMSRPDIMYCVCLCARFQENLNMSHVEAVKRIFRYLKGTMHLGLWFPKFTGVDIMCFADSDHEGSLIDRKSTSGVCSFVAFCLTSWFSKKQTFIALSTTEAEYVVVGRACA comes from the coding sequence ATGGCCACTTCTATGGCCACCAATGTCAAGCTTACTCTTGAAGGAGAAGGAGATTCATTCGATAGCTCCAAGTATAGAGGAATGATTGGATCTCTTCTATACTTAACGATGAGTAGACCCGATATTATGTATTGCGTGTGCTTGTGTGCAAGATTCCAAGAGAATCTCAATATGTCTCACGTAGAAGCTGTCAAACGAATCTTTAGATACTTGAAAGGTACCATGCATCTTGGTCTGTGGTTTCCAAAGTTCACCGGTGTTGACATTATGTGTTTTGCGGATTCCGATCATGAAGGATCGTTGATTGATCGAAAGAGCACAAGTGGTGTATGTTCATTTGTCGCGTTTTGCTTAACATCATGGTTCTCCAAGAAGCAAACATTCATTGCACTATCTACTACTGAAGCGGAATATGTTGTCGTGGGAAGAGCATGTGCATAA